The Salvia miltiorrhiza cultivar Shanhuang (shh) chromosome 1, IMPLAD_Smil_shh, whole genome shotgun sequence genome has a window encoding:
- the LOC131015351 gene encoding uncharacterized protein LOC131015351 yields MNPKENASAVTTRSGRILIEPQLKQQNKEEKSDEAKNDAISEESPESTGPSSSKVSGKPKVSIPQSLIAPPFPSRLAQNKRIEEGKDILEIFKKVEINLPLLDAIKQVPRYAIFLKELCSKKMKFGNDARIRVSENVSAVLQRKLSQKCRDPGMFTIPFIIGNKTIERAMLDLGASINVMHYSMYKDLQLGPLKDTRVIIQLADRSTAYPEGVVEDVLVKVNDLIFPVDFYIVDMDDSTSAKQSLILLGRPFMKTAKAKIDVDSGMLSLEFDGDVVTFNIFEAMKHVEDLESVLMIDVIDPLVEEFVENFREDELEQVIFSSLTEEVTKTEENKAIKEIIMQLYSTEEIPVRHLSSRMPIPTSTEPILPSVVKPPKLDL; encoded by the coding sequence ATGAATCCCAAGGAAAATGCAAGTGCTGTAACTACAAGAAGTGGGAGAATTCTAATTGAGCCACAACTTAAGCAGcagaataaagaagaaaagtCCGATGAAGCTAAGAACGATGCAATTAGTGAGGAGTCACCAGAATCCACCGGGCCTAGTTCTTCTAAGGTAAGTGGAAAACCTAAGGTCTCAATTCCTCAATCACTGATtgcaccaccttttccttcTAGGTTGGCTCAAAACAAGAGAATTGAAGAGGGGAAGGATATTCTGGAAATTTTCAAGAAGGTAGAAATAAACTTGCCCTTGCTTGATGCAATTAAGCAAGTTCCCAGGTAcgcaatttttttaaaagagttATGCTCTAAGAAAATGAAGTTTGGGAATGATGCGAGAATTCGAGTGAGTGAGAATGTTTCTGCTGTTCTTCAAAGAAAATTATCCCAAAAGTGTCGAGATCCTGGTATGTTCACCATTCCATTCATTATAGGTAATAAGACTATTGAGAGAGCCATGTTAGATTTAGGAGCGTCCATAAATGTCATGCATTATTCTATGTATAAGGATTTGCAATTAGGACCATTGAAAGACACTCGTGTTATCATTCAGTTAGCTGATAGGTCTACTGCATATCCAGAAGGTGTTGTTGAGGATGTCCTTGTCAAGGTCAATGACTTGATTTTTCCTGTGGATTTTTATATTGTTGATATGGATGATTCTACCTCTGCTAAGCAATCTTTGATTCTTTTAGGGAGACCATTCATGAAAACTGCTAAGGCTAAAATTGATGTGGATAGTGGAATGCTTAGCCTTGAATTTGATGGAGATGTTgtcacatttaatatttttgaggcTATGAAGCATGTTGAGGATCTTGAATCTGTGCTCATGATTGATGTTATTGACCCTTTGGTTGAGgaatttgttgagaatttcaggGAGGATGAGCTTGAGCAGGTTATTTTCAGTTCCCTTACTGAAGAGGTCACCAAAACAGAGGAAAATAAAGCCATTAAAGAGATTATCATGCAGCTGTACTCAACGGAGGAAATTCCAGTTCGGCACCTGTCGAGCAGGATGCCCATACCGACCAGCACAGAACCGATTTTGCCCTCTGTTGTGAAGCCACCGAAGCTGGACTTGTAG